A single Fusarium oxysporum Fo47 chromosome IV, complete sequence DNA region contains:
- a CDS encoding WD40-repeat-containing domain protein, whose amino-acid sequence MSAQVITNSGHEDMIHDAVLDYYGRKLATCSGDKTIKIFEIEGETQRLIETLKGHEGAVWCVAWAHPKYGNILASAGYDGKVFIWKEQGGQNNAWQRIYDFNLHKASVNVVSWSPHEAGCLLACASSDGNVSVLEFKDNSIDHTIFPAHGLGVNSVSWAPATTPGSIVSSAPGPGATGNRRFVSGGSDNVLKIWAFDAASQTYKQEREPLTGHTDWVRDVAWSPTVLQKSYIASASQDKTVRIWTSDPSNPTQWESKVLNFEAAVWRVSWSLSGNVLAVSGQDNKVSLWKENLRGEWECVKTIEE is encoded by the exons ATG TCGGCGCAAGTTATCACCAACTCTGGTCATGAGGACATGATT CATGATGCTGTCCTCGATTACTACGGGCGCAAGCTAGCTACCTGCTCTGGCGACAAGACGATCAAGATCTTTGAGATTGAGGGCGAAACCCAGCGATTGATTGAGACTCTCAAGGG ACATGAGGGTGCCGTCTGGTGTGTCGCTTGGGCGCATCCCAAGTACGGCAACATCCTCGCATCGGCTGGTTACGATGGCAAGGTATTCATCTGGAAGGAGCAGGGCGGACAGAACAACGCATGGCAGCGAATCTACGACTTCAACCTACACAAGGCCTCGGTCAACGTCGTTTCATGGTCTCCCCATGAGGCTGGCTGTCTGCTAGCATGCGCCTCCTCCGACGGCAACGTGAGCGTTCTCGAGTTCAAGGACAACAGCATCGACCACACCATCTTCCCCGCCCACGGTCTCGGCGTCAACTCTGTCTCCTGGGCTCCCGCTACTACTCCTGGAAGCATCGTCAGCAGCGCCCCTGGTCCTGGCGCTACCGGCAACCGACGATTCGTTTCTGGTGGCAGCGACAACGTTCTCAAGATCTGGGCTTTTGATGCTGCTTCTCAGACCTACAAGCAAGAGCGTGAGCCCCTGACTGGTCATACCGACTGGGTTCGCGATGTTGCCTGGTCCCCTACTGTCCTCCAAAAGTCCTACATCGCTTCTGCTTCGCAGGACAAGACAGTCCGTATTTGGACATCTGATCCCTCAAACCCTACCCAGTGGGAATCTAAGGTTCTCAACTTTGAGGCGGCTGTGTGGCGAGTTAGCTGGTCGCTCAGCGGCAATGTGCTGGCGGTAAGCGGCCAGGACAACAAGGTGTCGTTGTGGAAGGAGAATCTCCGAGGCGAGTGGGAGTGCGTCAAGACAATTGAGGAATAG
- a CDS encoding soluble quino protein glucose/sorbosone dehydrogenase, with the protein MRCCAIITFIISFASAQQCTYKTIQPKGSEPATAPNWEYSVIANKLTRPRGILFDSEGALIVLDSGNGIIHMKLDDNDAGGRCLRVSSRTTLLKKSDLNHGLTISKDGRTIYASSSESVFAWSYDPKKVTLDQPSEQTLVNNMTSEGYTPRTLLISQKYPDMLLVSRGSDKYLDPGTEELSTGRSQIRVFNISSFSNSSPNTKPYSYVDDGVRLGWGLHNSVGIAEHPDTGGIFSVENSYDSLNRDGKDIHNDNPGEEMNFHGYLNGSTESSGGNYGYPFCFALWSTDKFPKLGDLKIGQQFAADRKSGQSRRTDRECRRDYVAPVLVFQANTSPLDLKFDQNGTRAYVSFHGSWDRREPVGYQVAYTDFKNGQPAAAASRSRNATKPIIFNKSLNKCPDDCFRPVGLALDSKSRLFFSSDKTGEIFVVNHNDTTRDRGGNKS; encoded by the exons ATGCGCTGCTGCGCAatcatcaccttcatcatTTCTTTCGCTTCAGCCCAACAATGCACCTACAAAACAATCCAGCCAAAGGGCTCTGAGCCTGCTACCGCTCCCAATTGGGAATATTCCGTCATTGCCAATAAACTAACACGACCTCGCGGCATATTGTTTGACAGTGAGGGTGCTCTCATTGTTTTAGATTCTGGAAACGGTATAATCCACATGAAGCTCGATGACAATGACGCTGGAGGGAGATGTCTCCGAGTCTCAAGCAGGACGACTTTACTTAAAAAGAGTGAT CTAAACCATGGGCTCACCATTTCAAAGGATGGCCGCACCATATATGCCTCCTCATCAGAGAGCGTCTTCGCATGGTCTTACGATCCTAAGAAAGTCACGCTGGATCAACCCTCAGAGCAGACACTAGTTAACAACATGACTAGTGAAGGCTATACACCGCGAACCCTTCTCATCTCACAGAAATACCCTGATATGCTTCTCGTTTCCCGAGGGAGCGATAAATATCTTGACCCGGGAACCGAAGAACTTTCCACTGGCCGCTCTCAAATTCGTGTTTTCAACATCTCATCTTTCAGTAACAGTTCGCCCAATACGAAGCCCTATAGCTacgttgatgatggtgtccGCCTCGGCTGGGGTCTGCACAATTCGGTCGGCATAGCAGAACACCCCGATACTGGTGGAATATTCAGCGTTGAGAACTCTTATGACAGCCTTAATCGGGATGGCAAAGATATCCACAATGATAATCCGGGCGAAGAGATGAACTTTCACGGCTATCTCAATGGTTCTACGGAAAGCAGCGGCGGCAACTATGGCTACCCTTTTTGCTTTGCCTTGTGGTCCACAGACAAGTTTCCTAAGCTTGGTGACCTCAAAATTGGCCAACAGTTTGCTGCTGATCGTAAGTCTGGTCAATCTCGTCGAACCGATCGGGAATGCAGAAGGGATTACGTTGCTCCCGTGCTAGTATTCCAAGCCAACACTTCGCCTTTGGACCTTAAGTTCGACCAGAACGGCACACGGGCATATGTCTCTTTCCATGGAAGCT GGGACCGTCGTGAGCCGGTTGGATATCAAGTTGCATATACCGACTTCAAAAATGGACAACCTGCGGCTGCCGCTTCACGAAGCAGGAATGCCACCAAACCCATCATTTTCAACAAATCACTCAATAAATGCCCGGATGACTGTTTCCGCCCTGTTGGCCTGGCCTTGGACTCAAAAAGTCGgttgttcttctcctctgatAAAACTGGTGAGATTTTCGTGGTAAATCACAATGACACTACCCGGGATAGGGGAGGCAATAAATCTTAG